The Daucus carota subsp. sativus chromosome 7, DH1 v3.0, whole genome shotgun sequence genome window below encodes:
- the LOC108195409 gene encoding phosphate transporter PHO1 homolog 3, with the protein MKFGKELKSQMVPEWQGAYVDYEFLKSLLKDIQHYRLKVRPPPSNPPGLPRALSHYRTFSGLTSVQRTMSMRSFSSRRHDDTESHAILVNSVRRSDGDEGYVTTFLRTEEDGGEYELVYFKRLDDEFNKVNRFYKAKVEEVMKEADELNRQMDALIAFRIKVENPKHAWFETAVDMDNLVSAVASSSAALSASVSSSGRRHSKRMAEHMDKIDEDKSLRGTSVRESSQQDDSPQEENHSSHRIVQEVTISTSNNPSNRFNVTGKPASLEILNRVRFNKHTDTPLPTIKGVLNVPIQTDLKFSAENLSKIEDQLRRAFIEFYNKLRLLKSFSFMNILAFSKIMKKYDKITSRNASKSYLRMVDTSYIGSSDEVITKLLDRVEATYIKHFVNGNRKKGLNTLRPKIKRENHKVSASLGFFAGCTVALIFALILTIRTRNIFEKEGRGRYMETMFPLYSFFGFIVLHMLFYAGNIYFWKKYKVNYQFIFGFKAGTELGYREVLLVSFALSVLALGSIHVNLDMEMDPKTKDYKQLTELVPLILVIFIFAVMICPFNIVYRSSRYFFLTCVIHVFLAPLYKVVLSDFFVADQLTSQVQAFRSIEFYICYYTSGDYRHRENSCDKNDAYSTFSYILAAVPFWWRMLQCVRRFFEEKDAVQGWNSLKYFSIIVSFVTRTAYGRNNSNEWYIIAWITSVVAGIVATYWDIIYDWGLLNRKSTNPWLRDKLLVPYKSVYFAAIALNVLLRFSWIQMVLDLELPFLHRQSMIAVIAILEIIRRGVWNFFRLENEHLNNAGKYRAFKSVPLPFNYEDDEDDT; encoded by the exons ATGAAGTTCGGGAAAGAATTGAAGTCGCAGATGGTGCCCGAATGGCAGGGAGCCTACGTGGATTATGAATTTCTCAAAAGTCTTCTAAAAGATATTCAGCATTATAGGCTTAAGGTTCGGCCTCCTCCCTCGAACCCGCCCGGTCTGCCGCGGGCTCTCTCGCACTACCGAACCTTCAGCGGTCTCACTTCGGTTCAGAGAACCATGTCGATGCGGAGTTTCAGCAGTCGGCGCCATGATGACACGGAGAGTCACGCGATTTTAGTGAATAGTGTGAGGAGATCGGATGGAGATGAGGGCTATGTTACGACGTTTCTGAGGACGGAGGAGGATGGGGGAGAGTACGAGCTTGTTTATTTTAAGAGGCTTGACGATGAGTTTAATAAAGTGAACAGATTTTATAAGGCTAAAGTTGAGGAAGTGATGAAGGAGGCTGATGAGTTGAATAGACAGATGGATGCTTTGATTGCTTTTCGGATCAAAGTGGAGAATCCGAAGCATGCTTGGTTTGAGACCGCGGTCGATATGGATAATCTTGTTTCCGCTGTCGCGTCTTCTTCTGCGGCTCTATCAGCTTCGGTATCTTCCTCCGGGAGGAGGCACAGCA AAAGAATGGCGGAGCATATGGATAAAATAGACGAGGATAAATCACTCAGAGGAACGAGTGTAAGAGAATCCTCACAACAAGATGATTCTCCGCAAGAAGAGAATCATTCGTCACACCGAATTGTTCAAGAAGTAACAATCAGCACAAGTAATAATCCTAGTAATAGGTTCAATGTTACTGGTAAACCGGCTTCACTAGAGATACTTAACCGTGTCAGATTCAACAAACACACCGACACGCCTCTCCCGACGATCAAAGGCGTCCTTAACGTTCCCATTCAGACAGATTTAAAATTTAGTGCAGAAAATCTCAGTAAAATTGAAGATCAGCTCAGAAGAGCGTTTATTGAGTTTTACAACAAGCTTAGACTTCTCAAAAGTTTCAg CTTCATGAATATTCTGGCATTTTCCAAGATCATGAAGAAGTATGACAAG ATCACTTCAAGAAATGCATCCAAGTCGTACCTACGAATGGTTGATACCTCCTACATAGGCAGCTCCGATGAG GTGATTACGAAGCTCCTTGACAGGGTCGAAGCGACATATATCAAGCATTTTGTCAATGGAAATCGAAAGAAAGGGCTCAACACACTGAGACCAAAGATCAAAAGGGAAAATCATAAAGTGTCTGCTTCTTTAG GATTCTTTGCTGGTTGTACAGTAGCTCTTATCTTCGCACTCATTCTAACCATACGAACTCGTAACATTTTTGAGAAGGAAGGCCGTGGACGGTATATGGAAACCATGTTTCCATTATACAG CTTCTTCGGGTTCATTGTGTTGCACATGCTGTTCTATGCGGGGAACATATATTTCTGGAAGAAATACAAAGTAAACTATCAGTTCATATTTGGGTTCAAGGCTGGAACTGAATTAGGTTACCGAGAAGTGCTCCTAGTGAGTTTCGCTCTCTCGGTGCTGGCATTAGGAAGCATTCATGTAAATCTTGACATGGAAATGGATCCTAAAACTAAAGACTACAAACAACTCACAGAGCTTGTTCCCCTAATCTTAGTGATT TTCATATTTGCCGTGATGATCTGCCCATTCAACATTGTATATCGCTCCAGTCGCTACTTCTTCCTTACCTGCGTAATTCACGTCTTCCTTGCACCATTATACAAG GTTGTGCTTTCGGATTTTTTCGTGGCTGATCAACTTACCAGCCAGGTTCAAGCTTTCAGAAGCATCGAGTTCTACATTTGTTACTACACCTCCGGTGACTACAGACATAGAGAGAACAGCTGCGATAAAAATGATGCTTACAGTACCTTCAGTTACATCTTAGCCGCGGTTCCATTTTGGTGGCGTATGCTTCAG TGTGTGAGGCGGTTCTTCGAAGAAAAAGATGCAGTACAGGGATGGAATTCACTGAAATATTTCTCGATCATTGTATCGTTCGTGACCAGAACAGCATACGGCAGAAACAATAGTAACGAATGGTATATCATAGCTTGGATCACCTCTGTTGTAGCCGGAATAGTGGCTACATACTGGGACATTATCTACGATTGGGGGCTTCTCAACCGAAAATCCACAAACCCCTGGCTCCGAGACAAGCTCCTTGTCCCTTACAAAAGTGTATACTTCGCTGCCATT GCCTTGAATGTGTTGCTGCGGTTTTCATGGATCCAAATGGTTCTGGACTTGGAACTTCCTTTCCTTCATAGACAAAGCATGATCGCAGTTATAGCTATTCTGGAAATCATTCGTCGCGGTGTCTGGAACTTCTTCAG GTTGGAAAATGAACACTTGAACAATGCTGGGAAGTACCGTGCATTTAAATCCGTGCCGCTACCATTCAACTACGAAGACGACGAGGATGACACCT
- the LOC108195319 gene encoding uncharacterized protein LOC108195319 gives MEGEKQKKVLDRETRDMVSALNRRLQSLHKMQLGGDTSHNDDDETDDDHGVRVITLAGTNVGATMRSELDDNDGDVDDDSENDPLATFVNSNIQAINNSIMLDGSYSTNDPGVHLEICDKQEAKTEQVKQMRGKKKEGGAKKKGNKSSKSEQHTDGNSSN, from the coding sequence ATGGAGGGAGAGAAGCAAAAAAAGGTGCTTGATCGCGAGACCCGGGACATGGTTTCAGCGCTCAATCGCCGACTCCAAAGTCTCCACAAAATGCAATTAGGAGGCGATACGAGCCACAACGATGACGATGAGACAGACGATGACCACGGCGTCCGAGTCATCACTCTGGCGGGTACCAATGTGGGGGCAACAATGCGAAGCGAGTTGGATGATAATGACGGTGATGTGGACGATGACTCGGAGAATGATCCGTTAGCAACTTTTGTGAACAGCAATATTCAGGCTATAAATAATTCTATTATGCTTGATGGGAGTTACAGCACGAATGATCCCGGTGTTCATTTGGAGATCTGCGATAAACAGGAAGCGAAAACCGAGCAAGTGAAGCAAATGAGGGGCAAGAAGAAGGAAGGAGGGGCTAAGAAGAAAGGGAACAAATCTTCGAAAAGTGAGCAGCATACAGATGGTAATTCTAGTAACTAG
- the LOC108195383 gene encoding L-ascorbate oxidase homolog has translation MARPALVAVTTLLLSAAAVVFAEDPYIFMDWNVSYGTISPLGVPVQGILINGQFPGPTINCTSNNNVVVNVFNNLDEPLLFTWAGVQHRKNSWQDGMPGTMCPIQPGTNFTYHFQVKDQIGSYVYFPTTGMLKAAGGIGPLNVHSRALIPVPFDINPADEFNVLAGDWFNKGHKALKRLLDSSHSIGRPDGVHINGKSLKVGEAVSQPMFTMEPGKTYRYRLCNVGMRTSLNFRFQGHAMKLVELEGSHTVQELYESLDVHVGQCMSVLVTADKEPKDYYLVASARFSKQPLSTVAVVRYANSNVAPSTELPPPPPENTAGIAWSLNQFRSFRWNLTASAARPNPQGSYHYGQINITRTIKLANTRTIVDGKLRFGINGVSHVNPDTPLKLAEYFGKAQQVFKYDLIRDEPPAQQTKVTLSPNVVNATFRNFVEIIFENPEHTIQTWHLDGYSFFAVAMESGKWSPEKRRNYNLVDAVSRHTIHVYPNSWAAVMTTLDNAGMWSLRSDMWERFYLGQQMYVSVLSPERSLRDEYNMPDNFPLCGIVKGLPLPAPYTP, from the coding sequence ATGGCAAGGCCTGCATTGGTTGCGGTCACAACGTTGTTGTTGTCGGCTGCAGCCGTCGTGTTTGCTGAGGATCCCTACATTTTTATGGACTGGAATGTGAGCTATGGGACTATTTCTCCATTGGGTGTGCCTGTGCAGGGTATTCTGATCAATGGACAGTTTCCTGGCCCGACGATTAATTGTACATCGAATAACAACGTTGTTGTGAATGTGttcaataatttggatgagcCTCTGTTGTTTACCTGGGCTGGGGTTCAGCATAGGAAGAACTCGTGGCAGGATGGAATGCCGGGGACTATGTGCCCCATTCAGCCTGGCACGAATTTTACCTATCATTTCCAGGTGAAGGATCAGATTGGAAGCTATGTGTACTTTCCCACCACAGGCATGCTGAAAGCCGCGGGTGGGATTGGTCCCCTGAATGTCCACAGCCGCGCTTTGATTCCTGTCCCTTTTGACATCAACCCTGCTGATGAATTCAATGTCTTGGCTGGGGATTGGTTCAACAAGGGGCATAAGGCGCTGAAGAGGCTTTTGGACAGTAGTCATTCAATTGGCAGACCAGATGGTGTTCATATTAATGGGAAGAGTTTGAAGGTTGGCGAGGCGGTTAGCCAGCCAATGTTCACTATGGAGCCAGGGAAGACTTATAGGTACAGACTCTGCAATGTTGGTATGAGGACTTCCTTGAACTTTAGGTTCCAGGGTCACGCGATGAAGCTGGTTGAGTTGGAAGGCTCACACACGGTCCAAGAACTTTATGAGTCGCTTGACGTCCATGTGGGACAATGTATGTCCGTTTTGGTGACTGCTGACAAGGAGCCCAAGGACTACTACTTGGTGGCTTCTGCCAGGTTCAGCAAACAGCCCCTCAGCACCGTGGCTGTTGTGCGTTATGCCAACAGCAATGTAGCTCCATCTACAGAGCTTCCACCGCCTCCACCAGAGAATACAGCTGGCATAGCGTGGTCACTTAACCAATTCCGGTCCTTCAGATGGAACTTGACAGCCAGCGCTGCTCGCCCTAACCCCCAAGGATCCTACCACTATGGCCAAATCAACATTACCCGAACTATCAAGCTCGCTAATACCAGAACAATTGTTGATGGCAAGCTCCGCTTTGGCATCAACGGTGTCTCTCACGTTAACCCCGATACCCCATTGAAGCTGGCTGAGTACTTTGGCAAGGCTCAGCAAGTGTTCAAGTATGACCTCATTCGCGATGAGCCCCCAGCACAGCAAACCAAGGTGACCTTATCCCCCAATGTGGTGAACGCCACATTCCGCAACTTTGTGGAAATCATCTTCGAAAATCCAGAGCACACCATCCAAACCTGGCACCTAGATGGATACTCATTCTTTGCTGTTGCCATGGAAAGTGGGAAATGGAGCCCGGAGAAGAGGAGGAACTACAATCTCGTCGACGCTGTGAGTCGACACACGATCCACGTCTACCCCAACTCATGGGCTGCTGTCATGACAACATTGGACAATGCGGGTATGTGGAGTTTAAGGTCAGACATGTGGGAAAGATTCTACCTCGGACAGCAGATGTACGTCAGTGTTCTGTCTCCAGAAAGGTCTCTCAGAGATGAGTATAACATGCCGGACAACTTCCCGTTGTGTGGCATTGTCAAGGGCTTGCCTTTGCCTGCACCATATACCCCCTAA